The sequence GGTTTCTTTCGAGTCGGCAGTAAACTGATATCCATCAAAATCTCCCAAAAAGTATTGTGTTCCCGAGCCGCCATTTGGACCACCTGGATTGATATTTACGATTAACACCCATTTAGTTTCATCGGTTCCTTCAACCTGTAACGGAAATAAATCCGGGCATTCCCAAACGCCATCGTGTGTTCCGGCATCAACGCCAAAATCGCTCTCGTGTTTCCAGCTTTTCAAATCATCGGAAGTATAAATCTGAACATGGTCATGTGCAGAAAGTACCAGGTTCCACTGTTGGATTTCCTCGTTCCAAATCACATTCGGGTCACGAAAATCCTGATTCCCATCATTCGGGATAACCGGATTTCCTTCATATTTTGTCCAGCTTCGTCCTTTATCCAGACTGTAAGCAATGGCCTGAGATTCCACATCAACACCACCGGCCTCTACAATTTTTGGATCGTGGTAAGTAAATATTGCCACCAATGGCGGATTTTCAGCCGATCCAAATCCGGTAGTATTATTCCAGTCGACCACGGCACTTCCGGAGAAAATGAAGCCCAAACTGTCGGGATATAAAGCAATGGGCATGTGTTGCCAATGCATCAAATCGGTGCTTATGGCGTGTCCCCAGTGCATTGGTCCCCAAACGGTACTGTCGGGGTAATATTGGTAGAATAAATGATATTCGCCATCGTAATAAACCATCCCGTTTGGGTCGTTCATCCATGCCGAATCCGGCGAAAAATGGAATTGAGGACGGTACTTTTCGGTAAATGGTTTTGTCTCTTCTATAGCTTCTGTCGTTTTGTTTGGACTTGAAGAACAGGCCACCACGAAAAACAGCAGTAACATGGCCAGAAAATTGAAATTCTTGTGGTTCATCTGTATATGTTTAAATGGTTTAATAATCGTTTAAAATTCAGTTATTGATCCTTTCTGTAAATT comes from uncultured Draconibacterium sp. and encodes:
- a CDS encoding glycoside hydrolase family 32 protein produces the protein MNHKNFNFLAMLLLFFVVACSSSPNKTTEAIEETKPFTEKYRPQFHFSPDSAWMNDPNGMVYYDGEYHLFYQYYPDSTVWGPMHWGHAISTDLMHWQHMPIALYPDSLGFIFSGSAVVDWNNTTGFGSAENPPLVAIFTYHDPKIVEAGGVDVESQAIAYSLDKGRSWTKYEGNPVIPNDGNQDFRDPNVIWNEEIQQWNLVLSAHDHVQIYTSDDLKSWKHESDFGVDAGTHDGVWECPDLFPLQVEGTDETKWVLIVNINPGGPNGGSGTQYFLGDFDGYQFTADSKETSWLDWGRDNYAGVTWSDVPKEDGRRIFLGWMSNWAYANVVPTKEWRSAMTLPRTLSLVKKNDQYVLKITPVKETELITDNSSTVNIETVEISGETTLNLGEVTLNQSRLSLEFEMSETLPESFGIVLENELGENVKFSYSTADKQFQFDRNQSGDMSFSDKFAGISVAPYEVGSTVKLELFVDAASAEIFVDGGDLVMTEIFFNSEPFSKLKVFAEGQPFTLKSAKFSNINSIW